Part of the Schistocerca americana isolate TAMUIC-IGC-003095 chromosome 5, iqSchAmer2.1, whole genome shotgun sequence genome, CCATTAGTTTTACTCCTGTACAATTACCATAATCCTGAATCGCCCCTTTTCTTTGAATAAGTGGATTATGACCAGTCATGAGATGGAAAACAAgttcggatggggaaggaaggagaGTGAAACTGCAGCTTTCCATGTCAAATGAGTCATCACAGCATTTGCTAAAAGCGAAGTAGACAAACCAAGGAAAGTTTTAATCTGGTTTCGGAATTGAACTGCCGTCCTTCTGAATGCAAGTTCAGGATGTACCACTGCATTATCTCACTCTGTCTCGGCCCCCAATAGGACAGATAAACCTCAAGAAGAAAGCTGTAGAAAATGATTGCAGTTTTACGGTGTTACCTTTAGACTTGTCAACGACCTCGCCTTagcggtaacaccggtttccgtcagatcacctaagttaagcgctgtggggcttGGCTAGCTGTTGGATGGGTCGcagtctgggtctgccgagtgctgttgacgAGAAGGGTgcgctcagcctttgtgaggccaaaTCTGGAGCTACCTGATTGCGAAATAGCGGCACGggtgacgaaaactgacaacggctggtcACTTGCCCATCCACTTCCGGCGACGCCTCAGAGCTGACACTGTGGCCGGTCggtgccattgggccttcaaggcctgtccgGATGGGATTTTTCTGTGTTGTTTGCACGTTTAGACCCGGATGAGGCTGAATTAGTCGCATAACGGAAGTCAATCGATCGATTCCATTCCGCTTCAGTTCTCGGTCCTTCAGAATGAAGCTGATATCTGTAGCGTTCAAGAAGTTCGTTTTCAATGACGCTGCATACAAAAGAAAAATATCAGATAAACGTGGACATTCATCTGGTGGAATGTCAAATGATATGTCAAGAATACAACTGCAGATCCCACAGAGGGAAATGTTACTTTTTGCATGGTTTATTAGAATTCGTGTATGGATTTCTCGTCCCGTGAAACCGGCGCCGTGTTGAGTCTTTCACTGGTTATTTTCGAGTCAGCGTTCATCGTTTAGTCGCTTGACTTTACTGAATACTTGGAAGGCTACCACGTCCTATGGCATTTATGCAtcggaaaaaaaattgtaatgatgTCAAAGTAATACGAGTACTTTTTGTGCAGAAAAAAGTTATTTTAGGGGGTTAGAAAGCAAAGGAATCATTACTAACGCGAAAATATAGTACCACCGTAGAAATTATTGAATATATTCTGAATTCTAGAGTTATATGTTGCTTGGAGACACATTAGTTACTACGGGTGGGAAACTGAATAACTGATGGAAAATTCACCACCATACGACTCGTCATGTGCAGTTTCGCCCACAGTGATGTGACATAAAGATATAGTGGCATAAGATGATGATGGAACCACCTGCAATGGAATTATCCAGTATACGTCCGTGAACAGCGTTGCCACAAGAGCTTTGTAGGTAAGACAATAATGTTATCTACAGAAGCACGTAAGGGATATTATAGTGTAACATTCTAACGATGGCATGTTTATTAGAGACGGTAATAGGTAGTGGCTGAATACATACATGTGAATTTTCATTCCCATTCCGGACACCCTTAAATAATTGGCTTGTCTCTGCAATATTTCTCAGGCCACCCCATACTGACATCAAGCGataaattacttatttatttagtttaTTCTAACCCCAACATTCAGTTTGAGAAATGACAGAGATAACACTGAAAATATCTGCTTCAAGGGCATATTGCGGCCTTTTGTCAGCACGAGAGGGGCGTCTATCCGCTTGCCAGCCAGGATGTTTACCTTTGCCGTGAGCGCGAGATGGGAGGATGGCTGCAGCCGGATGACAGATAGCATCTTTTGGGGAAACTGGGCGACTCCCGCGGCGAAGGCATCATCTCTGCGACCGCGTGAAAGTTCATGGACGTCCGTCTTACTTTCTAGCTGTCGTTAAAGCCTCGTTTCCTCCTTGTCATCGGCTGCGATGGCACGGCACGACGTGCGCTTTTCAGACATTCCGTCAGCTGCCGCTACTGCCCATCATTCCCTTCTAATGGCTCGGAAACTACCTGAGTGCGCTTTGTGAGGCACGAGCTTTGAAAGTCAGTTACCGAGCAGGCAAGGTCTCCAACTCAAACGGGAGCTCGCTGGAATCTCAGAAATGCCAACGACGTCTTACACGTTAACCTTAAACGGAAGATGTGTACCGAAAGGGAAGTGACTCTTTCACTGAAGTTCAGTCACGAGGAGTTCGGTACTTCTGTCGCTCAAATTTCCACGTAACGACATTGCTAAGTTATTTCATTATACGGTTAAGCATATTTATAGTATTGCTTTCAGACTGAAGCTTTCCCTCTTGCATAAGGACATGATTTGCGGTAAAAACTGTAGTATACAATTATATGGAAACTCGAAATGTGCCATCTTATTTGTAATCATAAGAAGGGGATGGAACGTGCCCAAACTATTGAGCGATTCCGTTATCATCTTTCTTAAAAGGAAATAATTTCAAAGACCTTATTGAACATAGTAGAAAAACAGATGGATCTTCCAGTGGGTGAGCATGAAGGAGTATTCATAAAACAGAGATCCTGTGTAACGCACATCATTTGGATCTTGAGGATTCTGAAAGTAAAATCTATCGGGTAAAGAAACACGGAACATTTGTGTACCTTGATTTATGAGGAGCGTGTGACTTGATCGTAAGATAGAGTGTTTCTCAAAAATTTAGCAAACTTCGCAGTAGATATAAAGACATGACCTCGTATGTAAGACATAAACGGAATCTCCAAAGTTAAAGGTATCAAGAGGAAGTCATTTGAGAAGCAGACAAGAGTAAGATAGGTCAGTGATTTGATCCAATTCTTGAGTaaccacaaaacagaaaaaaataattggaGCGAGAAATATTACACTAATGGGAGGTATCTGTCCGGGCAAAAAAATACTGGCGCTGAAGGTAAAGTGCGCAACATTTTTCAAATGACCTACTATTAATAGCAAAGGATAAAGAAGACGTGAAACGACATAAACGTATgggaacttttgtgaagtttggaaagtaggagagaggtactACCAGAATTAAAGATGTGACCGCAGGTCGTGAGACGTGCGCGCAAAATTTtcagtctgccagaaagtttcagatcagcacacacTTCGCTTCAAAGAATACTTGAAACCATGTGCGATGGCTATTTTTTTCAAGgtccgatcggtggcgaaatggaaaccacaatgaaaataaaaatgttttatatgcaACATCTAGCTACATCTTGCAGCTGCTTCTCCATACAGCCGCCGCTCTGACTTACACACTTGCTGCAGCGTTGTACGAACTCTCCAATACACTCTTCAGAAAAATCAGTGGTCAATTTTTTCAGTCAGTTCGGTGCCTGtgtcaaaatgttctccgtttagCCACATGTAAGCAATgagacgaaaatcagagggagccacatATGTATCCCCCCTGGTGATTGATCAAACGCTTGCCATTGAAAACGCTACAGTGTGTGGCTGAGTAGTGTCGCGAAGAAGGACAATGCCTAATAATAACGTTCCTCTTCGATTGTTATGAATTGTCCTTCGAAGACGATTTTCTCGATTCACTTGATCCACTCGCTGAACAAGATCATCTACTGAGACCCGCATCCTTCTCTGACCTCCAGAATTATGAACGTCCGTACGTCCTGTTTCAAAGTTTCTGTACCACTGCCACACTTTTCTGTCACTCGTGACAGCTACGTTATGCGGGCTGCGTGGAAATCAGGCGGAACCTTTCAACATGAAGAAATCGAATAGCAGTATGAACTTCACACACAGCGGGAGACGGTACACTTTCTCGATATACTGTTGGCGGAACAGCAACCTATACAACACTGAAAAAGTGTATGTTAGTCTATAgtcgcaatttatttatttatttctgtgggtTGCAGCAAAGAAGTTGGAGAATGATATGACAGCAGAGGAAAGAATTAAATGAAACTTTGAAAGTGAGCTACATAAATGAGAAATCATGGGTTACATATTGAACAGAGCTGtgtaaaggtaaaaaaaaaaaaaatgaatcacCAGAAAACGAAGAGATCAGTATACAAGTAAATGACAAAGTAACTATTCCACATGCAGACATAGAAGAAGCTGTAAGCCTGTTAAAAGTAGGAAGTGTCCAGGGAAAGATAGGATACCCAATGAATTACTGAAGTGTGGAGGATATCCACTAACTAAACAATTAACCAAGCTGGTTAACAATGTTATAACTGGTAATAAACTTCCAAACGAATGAAGAACAAGTGTCACAATTCTCGTGAACAAAAAAGGAAATAAGAAAGATCCATCCAACTATACAGGGGTAAATCTGCAGAGTCCTTAAACttataacaaaaataatagaaaataaaataaaaagcattatTTTCTTTGCAGAGGAGCAGTGTGATTTTAGATCCAGTAGGTCATGGACAGATGCAGTACTCATTTTAGAAGGTTCTAGAGAAATCCATTCAACACAAAAGACCAGCTTTCCTTTGTGTTATTGATTCACAGAAGTACTTAGATAGGATTCAGTTAACAGGTGTGGTAAACCTGCTCTAAAATCAAGTGATTCCTTGCAGCTTAATAAAAACAgttgaagaaatttattttaacaattacatCCAGGCGAAAATTGGTTCCAGGTTAATTACGTGCGTAGCAGTTAACAGTGGTATTACACAAGATGACTCTTTGAACCCGCTACTTTTTAATATTGTCATGAACGAGACGATAAAAAAGTTATTGACTGGCAGTGGTTGTAGAATGGGGGAGGAAGGAGTAAAAGTCAGTTGTTATGCTGACAAACTGCTGCTGGCAAACGGCGACGATAACCTGCAGAAGCTTTTACGTGTTTTTAACGTGACAGCCAAAAACATAAATATGGTGACATTCACTCAAAAACACAAATGTTTTACGACATCTGTGGAATCAGTTGGACGCAGACTGGAAATGGATGGAAAAATTATTCAATAGGTAATGACACTGAAATATCTTGGTATTGAACTTTCCAGCAGTGGAAATGTCGaaagtcgcgcggagtggccgcgcggttagaggcgccatgtcactgaccgagcggcccctcccgcgggggttcgagtcctccctcggacataggtgtgtgtgttgttcttagcataggttaatttaagttagtttaagtagtatgtaagcctagggagtgatgacctctgcagtctggtcccttaagaactcacacacgtttgaacattttttgaaatgccGAAAAGGAAGCTAGTAGAAAAAGCAGAAAAAAGTGGAAGGGTGTTTAAATGATACTTTTTGGAAAAACACGGACACAGGAACAGAAGCAAAGGCAAGAATATACAAAACAATAGTGAGACCAATTATGGCATATGCATCATTTTGATATGCAGCgccttgtgttggccgtgtttgcagttaaaactgttggatgtgaggtccgccagttatgcaaaacaccgttttttctcagtacccaaacatgtttcggcaccactgtgccatcatcagtgggttttctttttttatttattctgcaatgtgaacgaAAAACCACTGACGagggcacagtggtgccgaaacatgttagggtactgagaaaaaacggtgttttgcataactgacgGACCTAACATCCAACAATGACATATGCAGGTGAGACAAGACCGGAAACATTGAAAACAAACAGACTTCTGGAAACCACGGACATGATAATTCTCCGAAGGATTTCAGGGAAGACACttcgagatagagagagagaagtgaAAGCATTAGAAAATGATGTAAAGTGAACTCCATTAATAAGTGGgcacataagagaaatcaggaatGGAACGAACACGTAGACAGAATGGATGAACGGAAGATTATGAAAATGATAAGAAATAAATTAGAAGTTGGTAAAAGAACTACTGGCTGTCGAAGGAAAGGATGGAGCGACATCCTCAGGGTAGACTGAGCAGTAATGAAGGGAACAGGCTTTGGcctaggaagaaaggaagaagaataagaagaagatacATTTATTGTCTACTGGCTACCGGTTTCGGACTTAgtaccatcctcaggccatcccCTGGCACGCAGTCATCACACTCTGTTATTGAAGGCAACTTTACGTGCTCATTGAGCACtcggaactgaaaagtgcgacgtgataCGATTgactggcatactagagacactgaacAACACAGCTGCACAAAGATTCCTCGGATTTTTAAGTAACGTTCTTATATTACTTTTTGGACAAGGATAAATAGTCTCATTCACGCGAGATATGGCTCACGTACTGAAATGCGCGTTTGTTTTGTATCCCCCTGCAGCCGCAGCCGTACAACTTCCAGTACCAGGTTCGCGACCCGCCGTCGGGCAACGATTTCGGGCAACAGGAGAGCGGCGACGGGGCGGGTAACGTGCGCGGCACGTACCAGGTGCTGCTGCCCGACGGCCGCAACCAGGTGGTCCGCTACACGGCCAGCGACGCCACGGGCTACGTGGCCGACGTGCAGTACTCCGGGGGCGGAGGCGGCGGTTTCGGGGGCGGCTTCGGAGGTGGCGGCTTCGGCGGCGGCGCCGGCTCGGGCACCTACCTGCCGCCCTTCGGCAGGAAGTGAGCGCTCACCACCCCCCTCCACCGACGCTGTACAGGACGACGCGCCGCCCTCGCCGACCACCCCCTTGTTCCCCCACTGAGAGTCAGACGCGGAATGTTacattacattattttattaatcttttgtttTAACTCCTCCTCCGCATTACTCTTCGTTCAGCGCGGCGCTCTCACCCTGCCTGGCCGCCTGATTAACAGTACAAGCGTGGGGATCTGGGATCACCGCTTGTTTCCTACTCAAGTTCCTTGCAATAGCATCAGCTAACGCTGAAAATAGCTCTCGATATGACAGCTGTCTCGTTAGGCAAAAGACTCTGACTTCGTACTGGTTTTGACACAGCTATTGCCTGGTTCGTTGAGGAGGAAACAGCCCCGCGCAAGTGTTTTACTCTGTATGCTGTAGACTGAGAACGCTGCTTTATGTAGCTAGTATGTATTTTAAGCATGTTTTAGTTCATTcatataataaattatttttgagCATATAACGTGGTTTTACTCTTTTAACAAGTTACAAAATCCTGGCTAATATTATCAGTTGGTGCAGTTTGTCGTCATAAGACTACTTAGATTTTAATAAGTGCACCCGTAGAATTTAAAGAGTATCTGCGATTCACGCCAATTCCACTGTCTATTGACGACGCATGTGACACTTTAACAACACACTCTCCACCTACCATTCACCCAAGTGTTTCACATTGTTTGCCATATCGAGGAAAGTGCCCTCTCTATCCTGAGAAAAGCTACAGCAAACATCTATAAATGACACACATGAAATACcggtagaaaaaatggctctgagcactatgggactcaactgctgtggtcataagtccccttgaacttagaactacttaaacctaactaacctaaggacatcacacacatccatgccccaggcaggattcgaacctgcgaccgtagcggtcgtgcggttccagactgtagcgcctttaaccgctcggccactccggccggctaccggtAGAAAATGTGAAGCATATTGTGTTACAAGAACCGAGACGTTCGAAAGGTATTGCACAATGGGATAGTGGTATTCTAAGACCGCGATTGCCATATTTGACATTCGAAAAATACTTGAGAAAAATCTTATGTTACAGCAGTCAGAAATCTCCAGTAGCAGTGAAAACTCCTACACCATAGAGCACACTGGAATTGGCAATGCAATGAAGGATGTTCGTTGAATTCGGTACTCCATTCCTAAATACAGtggggtgacaaaaatcatgggatacctcgtaatgtcgtgtcgaacctccttttgctcagcatagtgcagcaactcgacgtagcatggactcaacaagtcgtttgaactCCCCCGCACAAATATTGATCCACTGCTGCTTCTATAGTTGTCCATAAATGCGAAACTGTTGCCTGTGCAGTATTTTGTACACGACCTCATCTCcagattatatcccataaatattcgtgtcgggcgatccggatggccaaatcattcgctcgaattgtccagaatgttctgcaaacccatcgcaaacaactgtggcccggtgacatggaggACTGTCATGGGAAGATGAAGTCAATGAACGGCTGTCAGCGCTCTCCCATAAGCCAAACATTACCATTTCCAATCTATGATCGATtaaggaccagaggacccaatccattctatGCAAACGCAGCTCATACCTTAAAGGAACTACCACCAACTTGCAGAGTTTTGGTGACAAATTGGATCCATGGCTTaacagggtctgcgccacactcgaaccctaccgtcagctcttaccaaaggAAATCAGGTCTCATTTGACCACGCCGCGCGgaattaaccgagcggt contains:
- the LOC124616009 gene encoding ctenidin-1-like isoform X1, whose translation is MISSKVRIRMLVLCVLMLAAAPLVVRADVGYGRGPGGGGFGGGFGGGFGGGNGGFGGPPQPYNFQYQVRDPPSGNDFGQQESGDGAGNVRGTYQVLLPDGRNQVVRYTASDATGYVADVQYSGGGGGGFGGGFGGGGFGGGAGSGTYLPPFGRK
- the LOC124616009 gene encoding ctenidin-1-like isoform X3 codes for the protein MISSKMLVLCVLMLAAAPLVVRADVGYGRGPGGGGFGGGFGGGFGGGNGGFGGPPQPYNFQYQVRDPPSGNDFGQQESGDGAGNVRGTYQVLLPDGRNQVVRYTASDATGYVADVQYSGGGGGGFGGGFGGGGFGGGAGSGTYLPPFGRK
- the LOC124616009 gene encoding ctenidin-1-like isoform X2, translated to MRSFRASVAMLVLCVLMLAAAPLVVRADVGYGRGPGGGGFGGGFGGGFGGGNGGFGGPPQPYNFQYQVRDPPSGNDFGQQESGDGAGNVRGTYQVLLPDGRNQVVRYTASDATGYVADVQYSGGGGGGFGGGFGGGGFGGGAGSGTYLPPFGRK